The Vallitalea okinawensis DNA segment AATTGATTTTAGTCCAAAAAAAGTAACTTACGTCACATTTCAAGTATGTGCAAGAAAGTATGATTCCTTGCGAGCAAAACACAGTACTTTCTTACACTAAAAAAAGGCTCCAGGATTGGAGCCTTATAAAACTTAATATCTATTTTTTCTTACATAATTCTTCTTCTACTTGTTGTGGGTCCTTACCTGTAGCATCGATAATCGAAGCTCTACATGCAGTATCTTGCATTCCTAAAGTATTATTATCCATGCCTGTAACTACGATAGCATCTACTTCACCATATTCGTCAATCGCATTCTGAGCATTGCCATCAAATTCTCTAACATCATATCCTTTATCTTCCAAATAAGATTTAATAGGTGTTAAATCTTTTTGTATTGCCACGTGTTTCATTGATTTTCCTCCTAATCAGTTAACATTATGTTCTTCAATATTATTTGCATTTGTCTTTTGTTTTATGTACTGCTATCCTTTTGCATACTAGAATTAATTTGCTATCATCTATATCCATATATACCAAAGGTACCAGCTTTAACATCTTTAAAATAATCAAGCCTTGGAGGATTAATCGTAAAAATAAAAATAATAAAAAACTCAATTAAAAATAAAATAAGTCCTATTTTTTCAAGTATACTATTTTCACAAAGATTAGTTAATAAATAATAACTGGAAATTACTCCTAGACTTAAACCAGTGAGATACATGATAATCGTGAAAATTAAACTATGACTACCAGTAAAACATTCTACAACATACACAACACCTAATGTAACAATTTGAAATACAATTACTCCAATAGATTTACT contains these protein-coding regions:
- a CDS encoding YkuS family protein, with translation MKHVAIQKDLTPIKSYLEDKGYDVREFDGNAQNAIDEYGEVDAIVVTGMDNNTLGMQDTACRASIIDATGKDPQQVEEELCKKK
- a CDS encoding DUF6512 family protein is translated as MKNYYGRVLFYEILGILVIFVLGYVWHSLYSVFDYNPIVGLFSPINESPWEHIKIIFFPWWLYAILEYPLVKFKINNYFFSKSIGVIVFQIVTLGVVYVVECFTGSHSLIFTIIMYLTGLSLGVISSYYLLTNLCENSILEKIGLILFLIEFFIIFIFTINPPRLDYFKDVKAGTFGIYGYR